The Fusobacterium polymorphum genome segment TAATTTAGCTGTTGCATTTTTAATTATTTACCCCTCTTTAATATATAAAATAATTGTGCAACAGCTATTTTAGATTAAAGCTTTAAAGGAGGAAGTTATGAGTGCTATTGAAAAGCGTGATGGTTTTACAACAAAATGGGGCTTCATCTTAGCTTGTATTGGTTCTGCTGTTGGAATGGGTAATATTTGGAGATTTCCTGTTCTTGTTTCTGAAATGGGTGGAATGACTTTCTTAATTCCTTATTTTATTTTTGTAATTTTTATTGGTTCTACTGGGGTTATAGAAGAATTTGCTTTAGGTCGTTCAGCTGGTGCAGGACCTGTTGGAGCATTTGGAATGTGTACTGAAATGAAAGGAAATAGAAGTATTGGAGAAAAAATAGGTATTATTCCTATATTAGGTTCTCTAGCTCTTGCTATAGGCTATTCTTGTGTAATGGGTTGGGTTTTTAAATATGCTTGGATGTCAATTGATGGTTCTATGTTTGCTATGCAATCAAATATGGATGTAATAGGCTCTACTTTTGGACAAACTGCATCTGCATGGGGAGCTAACTTCTGGATTGTAATTGCATTAATAGTAAGTTTTGTTATTATGTCAATGGGAATTGCAAGTGGAATAGAAAAAGCAAATAAAATTATGATGCCTGTATTATTTATTTTATTTGTTTTATTAGGTATCTATATAGTATTCCAACCAGGTTCTTCTGGTGGATATAAATATATTTTTACTGTAAATTTAAAAGGACTTGCTAATCCTAAAATTTGGATATATGCTTTTGGACAAGCATTCTTCTCACTTTCTGTTGCTGGAAATGGTTCAGTTATCTATGGTTCATATTTAAGTAAGAGTGAAGATATTCCTAACTCTGCTAAAAATGTTGCATTTTTTGATACATTAGCTGCTTTACTTGCTGCTTTTGTAATCATCCCAGCAATGGCTGTTGGAGGAGCTGAATTATCTTCTGGTGGACCTGGACTTATGTTTATTTACTTAATAAATATTATGAATAACATGGCTGGTGGAAGAATTATAGAAGTTATTTTTTACCTATGTGTCCTTTTTGCTGGAGTTAGTTCAATTATTAATTTATATGAAGCACCAGTTGCATTTTTACAAGAAAAATTTAAAGCTAATCGTATTACAGCAACTGCAATTATTCATGTTATTGGTTGTATAGTTGCTATTTGTATACAAGGTATAGTTTCTCAATGGATGGACGTTGTTTCTATATATATTTGTCCATTAGGTGCATTACTTGCTGCTGTTATGTTCTTCTGGGTTGCAGGAAAAGAATTTGCAGAAGAATCTGTTAATATGGGAGCAAATAAGAAGATTGGAGGTTGGTTCTATCCAGCTGGTAAATATGTGTATTGTCTTTTAGCACTTGTTGCACTAATTGCAGGTGCACTTCTTGGAGGAATTGGATAAAAATTTGTTCTAAAAGGTTGTTATGATAAAATAAAGGAGTTATTGCAAAAATTTGTAATAGCTCCTATTTTATATATTAGTTTTAATTTGAAAAAAAAAGAGAGAAGCACTAGCTTCCCTCAAAAAATAGCTTGGCAAATCCATACTCTCCCAGGCCGCTTCCAGCCAAGTACCATCAGCGTATATGGGCTTAACTTCTAGGTTCGGAATGTAACTAGGTGTACCCCCATAGCTATACTCACCAAGCAAATATATTTTATCACATAAAGTTATTATGCGCAAGTCTGAACACTTGAAACTATATAGTAGAGTTTAGATTAAAACTTCGATAATTAGTATTGGTCAGCTAAATACATTGCTGTACTTACACCCCCAACCTATCAACCTCCTAGGCTCGAAGGTATCTTAAAGAATACTTATCTTGAAGTTAGTTTCCCGCTTAGATGCTTTCAGCGGTTATCTATTCCAAACGTGACTACCCAGCTGTGCCACTGGCGTGACAACTGGTACATCAGAGGTTTGTCCATCCCGGTCCTCTCGTACTAAGGACAGGTCTTCTCAATATTCTAACGCCTACAGTGGATAGGGACCGAACTGTCTCACGACGTTCTGAACCCAGCTCACGTACCGCTTTAATGGGCGAACAGCCCAACCCTTGGGACCTTCTCCAGCCCCAGGATGCGATGAGCCGACATCGAGGTGCCAAACCCTACCGTCGATATGGACTCTCGGGTAGGATCAGCCTGTTATCCCCAGGGTAGCTTTTATCCGTTGAGCGACGACCCTTCCATTCGGAATCGCCGGATCACTATGTCCTGCTTTCGCATCTGCTCGACCCGTCAGTCTTGCAGTCAAGCTCTCTTATGCCATTGCACTCTATGGTTGATTTCCATCCAACCTGAGAGAACCTTTGAACGCCTCCGTTACTCTTTCGGAGGCGACCGCCCCAGTCAAACTGCCCACCTAGCACTGTCTCCGTGGCTACAAACCACAGATTAGAATTTCAGCATTGAATGGTTGGTATTCCACCGATGACTCCGATACAGCTAGCGCCATATCATCATAGTCTCCCAACTATCCTATACATGCAATGCCAAAACCCAATACCAAGCTACAGTAAAGCTCCATGGGGTCTTTCCGTCCTACTGTAGGTAACCGGTATCTTCACCGGTAATACAATTTCACCAGGCCTCCCGTCAAGACAGCGCTCAAATCATTACACCATTCGTGCAGGTCGGAACTTACCCGACAAGGAATTTCGCTACCTTAGGACCGTTATAGTTACGGCCGCCGTTCACTGGGGCTTCAATTCGGAGCTCTCACTCCTCCTCTTAACCTTCCAGCACTGGGCAGGTGTCAGCCCATATACATCGCCTTCCAGCTTAGCATAGACCTGTGTTTTTGTTAAACAGTTGCTTGAGCCTCTTCACTGCGACCCTCGAGCGCTTTGTATCGCATGGATACTAACACCCAAGGGCTCCTCTTCTCCCGAAGTTACGAGGTTATTTTGCAGAGTTCCTTAACGAGAGTTAGCCTGTCCGCCTTAGATTTCTCATCCTGACCACCTGTGTCGGTTTACAGTACGGGCAGTCATATATTAACGTTAGAAGCTTTTCTTGGCAGCGTGGGATTTGCGCATTCATCTTACGACTGTATATCATACCTCAGATATAACTTAATGGATTTACCTACTAAGTCATCCTACATACTTCTACGGACACAACCGATCGTCCGCGCGCATACCCTTCTGCGTCCCTCCATCACAATAAATGACTGGCACAGAAATATTAATCTGTTTTCCATTCGCCT includes the following:
- a CDS encoding sodium-dependent transporter codes for the protein MSAIEKRDGFTTKWGFILACIGSAVGMGNIWRFPVLVSEMGGMTFLIPYFIFVIFIGSTGVIEEFALGRSAGAGPVGAFGMCTEMKGNRSIGEKIGIIPILGSLALAIGYSCVMGWVFKYAWMSIDGSMFAMQSNMDVIGSTFGQTASAWGANFWIVIALIVSFVIMSMGIASGIEKANKIMMPVLFILFVLLGIYIVFQPGSSGGYKYIFTVNLKGLANPKIWIYAFGQAFFSLSVAGNGSVIYGSYLSKSEDIPNSAKNVAFFDTLAALLAAFVIIPAMAVGGAELSSGGPGLMFIYLINIMNNMAGGRIIEVIFYLCVLFAGVSSIINLYEAPVAFLQEKFKANRITATAIIHVIGCIVAICIQGIVSQWMDVVSIYICPLGALLAAVMFFWVAGKEFAEESVNMGANKKIGGWFYPAGKYVYCLLALVALIAGALLGGIG